The Salinigranum marinum genome contains a region encoding:
- a CDS encoding DEAD/DEAH box helicase, with amino-acid sequence MEFDPLELADTMRESYAEHYASSPSQRAVKELISRYYEGTGESLSADLPEFIRTKGPYLQVLDLARMSDIPWETFAANHGLHEDVIETFTEASFRFLFEFQEDAIEAILDDNHTLLTAGTGRGKTEGWLIPILQFICEAKNGQHEAHPPDSVKCVLTYPTKALAQDQLKRLIDYLFTLNRGRSPDEMITVGIYDGDTKRRDPDELSYLQTTFQYFDCPCGECDSSLTVRRREDDSFIVEPLADHEEDLTFDFIKVTRDAIVEAPVDILLTNPDTINYRLFNINEHEEQQCFVAEPKYFVFDEIHEYSELFGSFTSALMRRYIRERQELNGYEGEADDDLTIVGASATVENKLAVFQRINPFVDPDITVVEEDERTLDAPFPDTVPSAFTAAELTEDELLSGETDATRQVLETAGVAPGSEDDSVSDALYEHLVEEDGGALEFVRGIYATLHETPLRPDELREQLVETADLSKQQAERVVANFLTIGEVSGILERRAHLFSWPLDGYYSCLNCGTVYDTPQSSCTECGHHFVTKLSLCNQCGEESLESWFCPNCERLVPHTVTSEEGRFEYFQRKQCRCETIEGETPEMVRVFWRPFYECTDCGGRQKIDRQQECPVCEAPMVLDDPMEAHVCSNPECNETVLVEEAREQTCHSCDSAALEPLADEHVQYCTECGEYYEDPEGQECTAADCDGDLQPKRFLGWTCSDPNCDEVYFGQPPSTCGCGKRRFVRSALFDVRMVDECRSCEQTFLPNGKHDCDCDDSALARRAKGYSNFRMVDDNGRLRGASNFPGGLPCYHENRRETYSKSARYDSLLRGPANAAVTTARYLLRALADRDDPTTFGESKMLSFADSQSDMKELERNFREPEESFFFDQLFVDSVRSVADGSGWVTLDEVVEAGKSDAEAYEADLEGETGKDPKVFENLTGYDQSVDEYLTEELVSRVLPGKYSTRYRSTQLTDEGLIDVRLNANVDDLTPGARELLAESLGQNHRYEPNLVDEIDGGHDHLESLIDRGLLRRVEEDGSRYVLVEESAIECAVVDDETPIGYDPNREEFVTSLMMELDDAPDDTVPFTATLEERADFSHSHFCLTAQQVATSDPMLLLARAYYGQTDRDERRKLEYQFRQGRYPHFLSSGPAMELGVDIGDLNTLLLYGTPPNANSYLQRVGRAGRASGNSLVHSVSQRNPIDYYYHEHPEELIASDPQQVPLNEVNREVLHQSLTWAILDWAATTHWVPWRRDPSGLDDFVVCQDDSTPRTEPRPNNILRFTGLLSASNLEVQFEGDDAPLEALRTLIEENEDDVRQWLEELLSFGVCLACGRKHADGYEGDCHRAGCDGTVESVVQRHGGAIDGALWGTEDHQSIEEAIIDLYTDQWREIDGDLEAIDEELADIRREERRTRDRERKQELRERKQQVRRRADQLDDYLRRLEEMDFGRYLGRESPSAFGLRSVGDSVDYQLIGEEFENVSDGSRARRIALSELHPGAAYLHDSESYVVTRVSWEPLETAHISEQFEDAAICTTCGSEFDTDTAICDSCGTRLKRLVTKVPERVTAYRHDLPLGSTPNAQQLRPSNVYLADEEIQSTYAPVETDAGDSFDPDVSYDIVDEEGTVQGRFEYGDVTLVASTKQFWATYKNGGSDPLPNVFEMCGVEGCNGVIAGVGDSAYCINNVEHAVENSIAVRPATKFSTKAVRVRFDSEELEHGFAHGLRVALQYIGGVSVRQVPETIEDEGTLVYDSDEGGSGITVLLTQDDGEKFERATRIMRETFSPGESKCNCENGCPFCIYQYGCVEQNDPDSFDKDELLELLSHDLSLEARNDD; translated from the coding sequence ATGGAATTCGACCCACTCGAACTCGCCGACACGATGCGCGAATCGTACGCCGAACACTACGCCAGTTCACCGTCACAGCGGGCAGTCAAGGAACTCATCTCCCGATACTACGAAGGGACTGGCGAGTCGCTATCCGCCGACCTTCCGGAGTTCATTCGGACAAAGGGTCCCTACCTCCAGGTGCTCGATCTGGCCCGGATGAGCGACATTCCCTGGGAGACTTTCGCTGCTAACCACGGCCTTCACGAGGACGTCATCGAGACGTTCACCGAAGCGAGCTTTCGGTTCCTCTTTGAGTTCCAAGAAGACGCGATTGAGGCGATTCTGGACGACAACCACACCCTCCTGACGGCGGGAACGGGCAGAGGAAAGACGGAGGGATGGCTCATCCCGATCCTTCAGTTCATCTGTGAGGCGAAAAACGGTCAGCATGAGGCACACCCGCCGGATAGCGTCAAGTGCGTTCTCACTTACCCGACGAAGGCGCTCGCTCAGGACCAACTGAAGCGCCTAATCGACTATCTCTTCACGCTCAATCGGGGGCGCTCACCCGACGAGATGATTACAGTCGGTATCTACGATGGCGACACCAAGCGCCGAGACCCGGACGAACTGTCATACCTCCAGACTACGTTCCAGTACTTCGACTGTCCCTGTGGCGAGTGTGACTCGTCGCTGACTGTCCGGCGGCGCGAGGACGACTCGTTCATCGTTGAACCGCTGGCGGATCACGAGGAGGACCTCACCTTTGATTTCATCAAGGTCACTCGAGACGCAATTGTCGAAGCCCCAGTAGATATCCTCCTGACTAACCCCGACACGATCAACTATCGGCTGTTCAATATCAACGAACACGAGGAACAGCAGTGCTTTGTTGCCGAGCCGAAGTACTTCGTCTTCGATGAGATCCACGAGTACTCCGAGCTGTTTGGGTCATTCACCTCGGCGCTGATGCGCCGATATATCAGGGAACGCCAGGAACTCAACGGTTACGAGGGCGAAGCCGACGACGACCTCACGATCGTCGGAGCGAGCGCAACCGTCGAGAACAAACTCGCTGTCTTCCAGCGCATCAACCCGTTTGTCGATCCCGATATCACAGTCGTTGAGGAGGACGAGCGTACCCTCGACGCCCCCTTCCCCGACACGGTTCCATCCGCGTTCACTGCAGCAGAACTGACTGAAGACGAGTTACTATCCGGAGAAACCGATGCCACCAGACAAGTTCTGGAGACTGCAGGGGTGGCTCCCGGATCCGAGGATGATAGCGTCAGCGACGCACTCTACGAACATCTCGTGGAGGAAGACGGTGGGGCGCTGGAGTTCGTCCGAGGTATCTACGCCACGCTACACGAGACACCACTTCGACCTGACGAACTTCGGGAGCAACTGGTCGAAACAGCTGATCTCTCCAAGCAGCAAGCCGAGAGAGTCGTGGCGAATTTCCTGACAATCGGCGAGGTTTCAGGGATCTTAGAGCGTCGTGCTCACCTGTTCAGTTGGCCACTCGATGGATACTACTCGTGTCTCAATTGCGGGACGGTCTACGACACCCCCCAGTCGTCCTGTACCGAATGTGGACACCACTTCGTTACCAAGCTCTCGCTATGCAACCAGTGTGGCGAGGAGTCGCTCGAATCGTGGTTCTGCCCGAACTGTGAGCGTCTCGTCCCTCACACCGTCACATCCGAGGAAGGTCGGTTCGAGTACTTCCAGCGAAAGCAGTGCCGGTGTGAGACCATTGAGGGCGAGACGCCGGAGATGGTGCGGGTTTTCTGGCGTCCGTTCTACGAATGTACGGACTGTGGCGGCCGCCAGAAGATCGACCGCCAGCAGGAGTGTCCGGTCTGTGAGGCTCCGATGGTACTCGACGACCCCATGGAAGCCCACGTCTGCTCGAATCCCGAGTGTAACGAGACAGTACTCGTTGAGGAGGCCCGAGAGCAGACCTGCCACTCCTGTGATTCCGCTGCCTTAGAACCGTTGGCTGACGAGCACGTTCAGTACTGCACCGAGTGTGGGGAATACTACGAAGATCCGGAGGGACAGGAATGTACTGCCGCGGACTGTGACGGCGATCTGCAACCGAAGCGATTCCTCGGGTGGACCTGCAGCGATCCAAACTGCGACGAGGTGTATTTCGGTCAGCCTCCATCGACCTGCGGGTGTGGCAAGCGCCGGTTCGTCCGGTCCGCGTTGTTCGACGTTCGAATGGTCGACGAATGCCGGTCCTGCGAACAGACGTTCTTGCCTAACGGTAAGCACGACTGCGACTGTGACGACTCGGCTCTCGCTCGGCGGGCAAAGGGCTACAGTAATTTCCGGATGGTCGACGACAACGGTCGCCTGCGCGGAGCGAGTAACTTCCCCGGTGGGCTCCCGTGCTACCACGAGAATCGGCGAGAGACCTACTCAAAGAGCGCACGGTACGATTCATTGCTCCGCGGCCCAGCCAACGCAGCCGTGACGACGGCACGGTATCTGCTTCGCGCGCTTGCCGATCGCGATGATCCGACGACTTTCGGAGAGTCGAAGATGCTTTCGTTCGCGGACAGTCAGTCTGATATGAAGGAATTAGAGCGGAACTTCCGCGAACCAGAGGAATCGTTCTTTTTCGACCAGTTGTTCGTCGACAGCGTACGATCCGTAGCGGACGGCAGCGGATGGGTCACGCTAGACGAGGTCGTCGAAGCCGGCAAGAGCGATGCCGAGGCTTACGAAGCAGACCTAGAAGGCGAGACCGGAAAGGATCCGAAGGTTTTCGAGAACCTGACCGGGTACGACCAGTCCGTCGACGAATATCTGACCGAAGAACTCGTTTCTCGGGTACTCCCTGGCAAGTATAGCACACGCTACCGCAGTACCCAACTCACCGACGAAGGTCTGATCGACGTCCGGTTGAACGCGAATGTCGATGATCTCACACCGGGAGCACGTGAACTCCTGGCCGAGAGTCTCGGTCAGAATCATCGCTACGAACCAAACCTGGTAGACGAAATCGACGGTGGTCACGATCACCTAGAGTCCCTTATTGACCGGGGACTGCTACGCCGTGTCGAAGAGGACGGAAGCCGATATGTGCTGGTTGAGGAGTCAGCGATCGAGTGTGCAGTCGTTGACGACGAGACTCCAATAGGGTACGACCCCAACCGAGAAGAGTTCGTCACCTCACTGATGATGGAGTTAGATGATGCCCCTGACGATACCGTGCCCTTCACCGCGACGCTCGAAGAGCGCGCCGACTTCTCGCATTCGCACTTCTGCCTGACTGCCCAGCAGGTCGCCACGTCGGACCCGATGCTATTGCTCGCCCGGGCGTACTACGGACAGACCGACCGAGACGAGCGACGGAAACTCGAGTACCAGTTCCGTCAAGGCCGCTATCCCCACTTCCTCTCGTCCGGCCCGGCGATGGAACTCGGCGTCGACATCGGCGACCTCAACACGCTCCTGCTGTACGGGACGCCACCGAACGCGAACTCGTACCTTCAGCGGGTCGGGCGGGCCGGACGGGCGTCCGGGAACTCGCTGGTTCACTCGGTGAGTCAGCGTAACCCCATCGACTACTACTACCACGAACACCCGGAGGAACTCATCGCCTCGGATCCACAACAGGTTCCCCTCAACGAAGTCAACCGGGAAGTGCTTCACCAGTCGCTCACGTGGGCGATTCTCGACTGGGCAGCGACGACTCACTGGGTCCCGTGGCGCCGCGATCCCAGCGGACTTGACGATTTCGTCGTCTGTCAAGACGATTCGACGCCTCGGACAGAGCCACGGCCGAACAATATACTTAGGTTCACTGGGTTGCTCTCGGCGTCGAACTTGGAAGTCCAGTTCGAGGGTGACGACGCTCCGCTTGAAGCGCTACGCACGCTTATCGAAGAAAACGAAGACGACGTCCGACAGTGGTTAGAGGAACTGCTGTCGTTCGGTGTCTGTTTGGCCTGTGGACGGAAACACGCCGATGGATATGAAGGCGACTGCCATCGAGCCGGATGTGACGGGACCGTCGAGTCAGTAGTGCAACGACACGGTGGGGCGATTGACGGGGCGCTGTGGGGTACCGAAGACCATCAGAGCATTGAGGAGGCAATCATCGATCTCTACACCGACCAGTGGCGCGAAATCGACGGTGATCTCGAAGCGATCGACGAGGAACTCGCCGACATTCGGCGTGAGGAGCGGCGGACGAGAGACCGCGAGCGAAAGCAGGAACTTCGCGAGCGAAAGCAGCAGGTTCGCCGGCGTGCCGACCAGTTAGATGACTACCTCCGTCGACTCGAAGAGATGGACTTCGGTCGGTATCTCGGCCGAGAGAGTCCATCGGCGTTCGGTCTCCGGTCCGTCGGTGATTCGGTCGATTACCAACTCATCGGCGAGGAGTTCGAGAACGTAAGTGACGGCTCCCGTGCTCGGCGAATTGCACTCTCGGAACTCCATCCCGGTGCGGCGTACTTGCACGATAGCGAGTCGTACGTGGTCACCCGAGTTTCCTGGGAGCCTCTTGAAACGGCACATATCAGCGAACAGTTCGAAGACGCTGCGATCTGTACGACCTGCGGAAGCGAGTTCGATACGGACACGGCTATCTGTGATTCGTGTGGTACCCGACTGAAGCGACTCGTCACCAAGGTTCCCGAACGGGTAACCGCCTACCGGCATGACCTCCCACTTGGCTCAACGCCGAACGCGCAGCAACTTCGACCGTCGAACGTCTACTTGGCCGACGAGGAGATCCAAAGTACGTACGCCCCGGTCGAGACGGATGCCGGTGACTCGTTCGATCCGGATGTTTCCTACGATATCGTCGATGAAGAGGGGACCGTCCAAGGGCGGTTCGAGTATGGCGACGTCACTCTCGTCGCCTCGACCAAGCAGTTCTGGGCTACCTACAAGAACGGCGGCTCGGATCCACTGCCGAACGTCTTCGAGATGTGTGGCGTCGAGGGGTGCAACGGCGTGATCGCAGGCGTTGGCGACTCGGCGTACTGTATCAACAACGTCGAACATGCTGTTGAGAACAGTATCGCAGTGCGACCCGCAACGAAGTTCTCTACCAAGGCCGTCCGGGTTCGGTTCGACAGCGAGGAACTCGAACACGGATTTGCACACGGACTCAGGGTCGCACTTCAGTACATCGGTGGTGTCAGTGTCCGCCAAGTCCCCGAGACAATCGAGGATGAAGGGACGCTGGTGTACGACTCCGACGAAGGCGGAAGCGGGATCACCGTCCTCCTAACGCAGGACGACGGCGAAAAGTTTGAACGTGCGACGCGGATTATGCGCGAGACGTTCTCGCCCGGCGAGTCGAAGTGCAACTGCGAAAACGGATGTCCGTTCTGTATCTACCAATACGGCTGTGTCGAACAGAACGATCCCGATTCGTTCGACAAGGACGAACTCCTTGAACTGCTGAGCCACGACCTCTCCCTCGAAGCAAGAAACGATGACTAA
- a CDS encoding phospholipase D-like domain-containing protein: MTNGNLSTIAERLHSRSPKRLWGLSPESVYTALAARSANEALDRLLSPHVRAEILRTNDKRNQEAVVRLHNWALEEFGLINDGEPTLLGMVVLAAEKPRPLVREIAVNRLRTAETILRSCNEIEESLPRREFDSLLADDWDETVIGPLLGSLGLVTIYPDSVEPHHERIESALKTQGAINAETAVAEAYRRILPQVVNVKDTQCIEDLVERVTGTTPNGAVEALEIVAKLADLPSGTVDPDDLADAIDEQRKEYEQGFQVLRSLLAPTSDCTLTRLETDTVIDATAVSNDLIDHGSDSLVAVLATVSTHPEFAAFDTQFITDRLSTTPYAIYRALSEIPGVDCEVRDDGVIEFASIPASVDGDDLRDEYTTHLITRCSSIQRQIDALSDASVSLGLEAVASDRMVAEDYAALDDGDVAPAYFTYTLVDPAALGEKKMKAYVGDSHELGRERARLRRWHENRPLGLRSYTVMTDRLFSLGLERELEDKVLRIMTPFDDDTFTEYVSQIRRLLEQGFELRLLTRHTKEPWEWRRLQRTLLSEIKDHRDRITVRTYSRFKEHRRVRSEMDFRDLGEFGIHGKLQTIGREEEGAVLLGSANFMENSYDWNPECGVYTERTQVVEAAIEFFDIVWDIAAADELSIERLQEVPDRQLVPTYYT; encoded by the coding sequence ATGACTAACGGAAATCTCTCCACTATTGCCGAACGCCTACATTCACGCTCCCCAAAGCGTCTCTGGGGACTCTCACCGGAGAGTGTCTATACTGCACTAGCGGCGCGGTCAGCGAACGAGGCGCTCGACAGGTTGCTCTCACCACATGTGAGGGCTGAGATTCTTCGGACGAACGACAAACGTAATCAAGAAGCGGTCGTCAGGCTCCATAACTGGGCACTGGAGGAGTTCGGCCTCATAAATGACGGCGAACCGACGCTGCTTGGGATGGTCGTCCTCGCGGCCGAGAAGCCCCGACCGCTCGTGCGGGAGATCGCTGTGAACCGCCTCCGAACGGCCGAGACGATATTGCGGTCGTGCAACGAGATTGAAGAATCACTTCCACGCCGAGAGTTCGACAGTCTTCTCGCCGACGACTGGGACGAAACGGTCATCGGCCCATTACTCGGATCCCTAGGACTCGTAACAATCTACCCCGACAGCGTAGAACCACACCACGAGCGGATCGAGTCGGCCTTGAAAACCCAGGGTGCGATCAACGCGGAAACTGCAGTCGCTGAAGCTTATCGTCGAATTCTCCCCCAAGTTGTGAACGTCAAGGACACGCAGTGTATCGAGGACCTCGTCGAACGCGTGACCGGAACAACTCCAAACGGTGCAGTCGAGGCATTGGAGATAGTTGCGAAACTCGCCGACCTACCCTCAGGGACTGTCGATCCGGACGACCTTGCTGATGCGATCGACGAGCAGCGGAAGGAGTACGAACAGGGATTTCAGGTTCTTCGGTCGCTCCTCGCTCCAACCAGTGATTGCACTCTCACTCGCCTTGAGACGGACACGGTCATTGACGCGACAGCCGTTTCAAACGACCTGATCGACCACGGGAGTGACTCCCTCGTCGCAGTCCTCGCTACCGTTTCCACTCATCCAGAGTTTGCAGCGTTCGACACCCAGTTCATTACCGATCGTCTCTCAACTACGCCCTACGCGATTTATCGAGCACTTTCAGAGATCCCGGGCGTCGACTGTGAAGTCCGTGATGACGGAGTAATCGAATTCGCCTCAATACCGGCATCAGTCGACGGGGACGACCTTCGAGACGAGTATACCACTCATCTCATTACACGGTGTTCGAGCATACAACGTCAGATCGACGCTCTCTCCGACGCTTCAGTGTCCTTGGGCCTCGAAGCGGTCGCTTCGGATCGGATGGTGGCCGAGGATTACGCAGCTCTGGACGACGGTGATGTCGCCCCTGCGTACTTTACTTACACGCTCGTCGATCCTGCCGCTCTCGGGGAGAAAAAAATGAAAGCCTACGTTGGCGACTCTCACGAACTGGGTCGGGAACGAGCCCGACTCCGCCGCTGGCACGAAAACCGACCATTGGGGCTGCGGTCGTATACGGTGATGACCGATCGACTGTTCAGCCTTGGTCTTGAGCGGGAATTAGAGGACAAGGTCCTGCGGATCATGACTCCGTTCGACGATGATACCTTCACCGAGTACGTCTCCCAGATTCGGCGGCTTCTCGAACAGGGATTCGAACTGCGCTTACTTACGCGCCACACAAAGGAACCGTGGGAGTGGCGACGGCTTCAACGAACCCTCCTGAGCGAAATCAAAGATCATCGAGATCGCATCACGGTTCGCACCTATTCACGGTTCAAAGAGCATCGGCGGGTTCGCTCTGAGATGGACTTCCGAGACCTCGGTGAGTTCGGGATTCACGGGAAATTACAGACAATCGGTCGTGAGGAGGAAGGGGCCGTACTACTCGGGTCAGCGAACTTCATGGAGAACAGCTACGACTGGAATCCCGAGTGTGGCGTCTACACGGAACGGACACAAGTCGTGGAAGCAGCGATCGAATTCTTCGACATCGTGTGGGACATCGCTGCTGCTGACGAACTCTCGATCGAGCGGCTTCAGGAGGTGCCAGATCGTCAGTTAGTGCCGACGTACTACACGTGA